The genome window TGGTATCTGAGTTCGAATTTGCTGATACTCCATTAAGAGATGATATTATTGTAACAGCTCTTAAAATGGAAAATGTTGAGACTGGTGAAAAGAGCGAAGTTAGAGTTGCTGAAGATGACCTTGTTTTTGATACTAATGGAGCAATTACTGATGATGCAACTCTCGGTGATTTGGATACACCAGTGACTGAAAATCATGATTATCCAGTCAGTGCAAAACTTTGGAAGCAAGCTACTGAACATTTTTATAGCTTGGGACATCCTGACAAGTTCTTCAATGACCGTGCACAGTCAGAATGGTTAAGTTTTACAATTACGACTAAAGATCACTACTTCGTTAACCAGATTTCAAGAATTACTCAGCAACAGCCAGGGAATGCCTTAAATACCTGGATTGATAGTAATGGATTGCTTTCGATTGTTGTTCATCATCAGCCTCATTTTCATGCACAAAAGCCAGAAGAAACGGTTCTTTGGGGTTATTTCATGTTCCCTCGTAAAATGGGTGATTATGTAAATAAACCGATCATCAAGATGACGGGGCGTGAAATTGTTGAAGAATTAATTGGTCATTTAGCTGAAGTTGATCCAGCGCGGGATAATATTCGTAACCATCAAGAACAAATAATGGATAGCGTCATTAATTCGATTCCAGTTTACATGCCTTATGCCAGCGCACTTTTTAATCAAAGAGCAAAAGGTGATCGTCCTGATGTTGTACCAGCTCATTCCCATAACCTAGCTTTTATCAGCCAGTTTGTGGAAATGCCTTTTGATATGGTATTTACTGAACAATACTCAATTCGGGCAGCTCAGATTGCTGTATATAAGTTTTTGGGAATTCCAGATTCAGAATTAACAAAAGTTCATCACTATGAGAAAGATCCACGGATCTTACTAAAAGCAACTAAGACGATGTTACGCTAATTTTTGCCAAACGAGAAAAAATATGCTAGAATTGAGCAGTTGTGTATGCAACCGCACTGAACTGGAGGCAAATTTAACCAGTAAGGCGAGTCTAATATAGGAGTGAAGTTAAATGTACGCAGTTTTTGCAAATGGTGGAAAACAGTATAAAGCTCAAGTTGGCGATGTACTTTTCCTTGAAAAAATTGATCAGGATGTTGACAGTGAAGTAACTTTTGATCAGGTATTGATGGTATCTGATGATAACAATAAGGTTACTGTCGGTAATCCAACAATTGCTGGTGCAACGATCAAAGCAAAGATCGAGAAGCATGGCAAAGAAAAGAAAGTAGTTACTTTCAAATA of Xylocopilactobacillus apicola contains these proteins:
- a CDS encoding oleate hydratase; the protein is MVRKAYMIGTGIGNLAAGIYLIRDGQWDGNQITMYGVNKHGANDGAAFANYQGEYNVPTVNNTKGFLAEGGRMLNEETYENLWDVLSTVPSLDNPGQSVTDDILNFDHAHPTHDVGRLMDKKNGVRNKKNSDNYYHMQFDNKDRMLLTRLMLLPEKKEELLNDLSIEEWFKESPHFFTTNFWYMWETTFAFKKESSAMELRRYMNRMILEFSRINTLEGVTRTPYNQYESIILPMRKYLENHGVNFVNNMMVSEFEFADTPLRDDIIVTALKMENVETGEKSEVRVAEDDLVFDTNGAITDDATLGDLDTPVTENHDYPVSAKLWKQATEHFYSLGHPDKFFNDRAQSEWLSFTITTKDHYFVNQISRITQQQPGNALNTWIDSNGLLSIVVHHQPHFHAQKPEETVLWGYFMFPRKMGDYVNKPIIKMTGREIVEELIGHLAEVDPARDNIRNHQEQIMDSVINSIPVYMPYASALFNQRAKGDRPDVVPAHSHNLAFISQFVEMPFDMVFTEQYSIRAAQIAVYKFLGIPDSELTKVHHYEKDPRILLKATKTMLR
- the rplU gene encoding 50S ribosomal protein L21, giving the protein MYAVFANGGKQYKAQVGDVLFLEKIDQDVDSEVTFDQVLMVSDDNNKVTVGNPTIAGATIKAKIEKHGKEKKVVTFKYKAKKHYHTKQGHRQPYTRVSIESINV